The following is a genomic window from Collimonas fungivorans Ter331.
ATTAATCTTGTATGTGTTCCAGCTGCATCAGGTACAGCTGGGCGGTGCGCTTGGCCGTGGCGTAGATGGCCTCGGCCGCCTTGGGATCCAGCGCCAGCGTGATTTCTATCGCGGCCAGCCAGCGCGCCAGGTGATGTTCGTCGTTGGCGCCATGGTATTCCAGGAAACGGAAGGCCTGCGGCGGCAACGCGACCTGCTGGCGCAGCAGCGGCAGCAGCGCCGGCACGATGCGTTGCCCGGTGCCTTCGATGATATAGATCGCGCCCAGCAGCCCGACCGGATTGGGGCTGGACGCCAGGGCGTGCAGGTAACTGTTGAGCGCCTCGCCGCCCGGATTGCGCTTGAGCGCAGCGAGCGGCAGTTCGCCGCCGGCGGCCTGGTAATCCTGATACAGGATCATGAAATCGTTCTGCTCTTCGCCGGCATGGGTGGTGATCAGCTGGCCGAGCGCGGCAAATTTGCCGTTGAGCGAGGCGACCGCTTCACGCATCCACAAACTGCCTTCCTTCACCTGCGGCACCCATTGCGCGGTCCAGTTGCGGTAGGCGGCGACGTCGAAACGGCCGCTGACCAGGCGATGGATCACCGGGGTGCGCCAGGCTTGCGAACGGTAGTCTTGCCACAGGCTGGCCAGGCGAGTCAGCAGCGGCTGCAGCGGCAGCGGCGCATCTTCAGGCTGGTGCGGCGCCGCTATCGCCGGCGTCGATGCAGCGGTGGCGCTGCTGGTTGTTGCCGCTGGCTGGTTGGATTCAGGCGCGTTCGCATCCTCTACCTCAAACAGCATGTAGGCGGCAGTGATGCGGCCCGATTCCGGAATGAAGCAGAAAATCTTTTCGCCGGCGCGCAGCGTTTTTTTCTGCAGGAACTCGGCCAGCATGATGAAAATCGATGCGGCGCCGGTATTGCCGCGGCTAGCCAGGTTGCTGTACCAGCGCTCGGCCGGGATCGTCAATCCCG
Proteins encoded in this region:
- a CDS encoding StlD/DarB family beta-ketosynthase, coding for MPTEFNRVYLAAAGLHLPGEPVGNDEMDHYIAPINRISSRIKQRILAENGIQTRHYAIDAEGNTVQNHAQLAASAIRDCLRQTETTLEQISLLSVGSSGGDALMPGFANMIQGELGAPPMQTLSSQGVCAAGVSAIEFAAQAIELGTHRQALAVAAEMPSRMFKRSRFAPRGYQSDFDAHFLRWMLSDGAGAMLFSRQPQPRNGLRIKLKWVHQKSFSGDYPVCMQLGLTEDRSKSFLDFASSSEAEAAGALSLRQDIRLLPHLFDVCIHEYVKLVEAGWIKSEEVDHFLCHYSSAKFMPVVEELLAKAGLTIPAERWYSNLASRGNTGAASIFIMLAEFLQKKTLRAGEKIFCFIPESGRITAAYMLFEVEDANAPESNQPAATTSSATAASTPAIAAPHQPEDAPLPLQPLLTRLASLWQDYRSQAWRTPVIHRLVSGRFDVAAYRNWTAQWVPQVKEGSLWMREAVASLNGKFAALGQLITTHAGEEQNDFMILYQDYQAAGGELPLAALKRNPGGEALNSYLHALASSPNPVGLLGAIYIIEGTGQRIVPALLPLLRQQVALPPQAFRFLEYHGANDEHHLARWLAAIEITLALDPKAAEAIYATAKRTAQLYLMQLEHIQD